A window from Sinorhizobium fredii encodes these proteins:
- a CDS encoding ABC transporter permease, translating to MTAIVANSRQERWWNSRTAHRFMNHHLALLGMVMIAVLTLACVLGPYLLPYDSLYIDLRARFAPPFTGHHYMGTDPLGRDLAARLFMAGRVSLLVGFSAMLLSTLIGTLVGVLAGYRGGWLGTTLMRTVDGFLSFPSIFLVLALAAALKPSPMMITVVIAATSWMEVARIVEAEVRSLREREFVQAGRMLGLSGTHIMFREILPNAMGPIIVAATLTVARAILMEAYISFLGYGIQPPLPSWGNMLNGAQQYLGSAPWLAIIPGAAITIAVTSFNFIGDGLRDALDVRGDHT from the coding sequence ATGACCGCCATTGTCGCAAATTCACGCCAGGAGCGTTGGTGGAACAGCCGAACGGCACACCGCTTCATGAACCACCATCTGGCCCTCCTCGGGATGGTGATGATCGCCGTCCTGACGCTGGCGTGCGTCCTGGGCCCGTACCTGCTGCCCTATGATTCACTCTACATCGATCTGCGCGCCCGCTTTGCTCCGCCCTTCACCGGCCACCACTATATGGGCACCGATCCGCTGGGACGGGACTTGGCGGCGCGGCTGTTCATGGCGGGGCGGGTTTCCCTGCTGGTCGGTTTCTCCGCGATGCTGTTGTCGACGCTGATCGGAACCCTTGTCGGCGTGCTCGCGGGATACCGGGGCGGCTGGCTCGGCACGACGCTGATGCGCACGGTGGATGGGTTCCTGTCATTCCCGTCGATTTTCCTGGTGCTGGCGCTTGCCGCAGCGCTGAAGCCCAGCCCGATGATGATCACCGTCGTCATCGCAGCCACCAGCTGGATGGAAGTGGCCAGGATCGTCGAGGCCGAGGTCCGCTCCCTTCGCGAGCGCGAATTCGTCCAGGCCGGTCGCATGCTGGGGTTGAGCGGAACGCATATCATGTTCCGCGAGATCCTTCCCAATGCGATGGGCCCGATCATCGTCGCGGCCACCCTGACCGTCGCCCGCGCCATCCTCATGGAGGCCTATATCAGCTTTCTCGGCTATGGAATTCAGCCGCCGCTGCCCAGCTGGGGCAACATGCTGAACGGCGCGCAGCAATATCTGGGGAGCGCACCGTGGCTGGCAATCATTCCCGGTGCAGCCATTACCATCGCCGTAACCAGCTTCAACTTCATCGGCGACGGGCTGCGCGATGCGCTCGATGTTCGCGGTGATCACACCTGA
- a CDS encoding Lrp/AsnC family transcriptional regulator: MELDRLDARLLSVLQTNNRHNYEVLGELVGLSPTAVQRRVRRLREKGVIEADVSIVKPKMIGRPIAMLVLVSLERERADIVDRFKQSIRQTPEVMNGYYITGESDFVLIVTARSMEDYEIFTRKFFYENPDIKGFKTMVIMDRVKVGFALPIDLAAF, from the coding sequence GTGGAACTCGACAGGCTAGACGCTCGCCTCCTGAGCGTTTTGCAGACAAACAACCGGCACAACTATGAGGTGCTCGGAGAACTGGTGGGGCTGTCGCCGACGGCCGTGCAGAGGCGTGTAAGACGCCTGAGGGAGAAGGGGGTCATCGAGGCGGATGTCTCGATCGTGAAGCCGAAGATGATCGGCCGGCCGATCGCCATGCTGGTGCTCGTGTCCTTAGAGCGGGAACGCGCCGACATAGTGGACCGCTTCAAGCAATCCATCCGCCAAACACCGGAGGTGATGAACGGTTATTATATTACCGGCGAGTCGGACTTTGTCTTGATCGTGACAGCACGAAGCATGGAGGACTACGAGATATTCACGCGAAAGTTCTTCTATGAGAATCCGGATATCAAGGGATTCAAGACAATGGTGATAATGGACAGAGTGAAGGTCGGCTTTGCGCTGCCAATCGACCTTGCTGCCTTCTGA
- a CDS encoding Lrp/AsnC family transcriptional regulator has translation MKLDRIDIKILSELQKNGRMTYVELAELVNLSATPCLVRVKRLQAEGYIGGYSAMINMGKLGQVLTVFTEITLRNHRQADIARFMSAIQNIEQVIECHVVSGDYDYLVKFVASSIGEYQSLMERLIEMDIGIEKYFSFVVLKSPITKYHVPLTDLFDI, from the coding sequence ATGAAACTGGACAGAATTGACATCAAGATCCTCTCCGAGCTTCAGAAGAACGGACGGATGACGTATGTCGAGCTCGCCGAGCTCGTGAACCTGTCCGCAACACCTTGTCTCGTGCGGGTGAAGAGGCTGCAGGCAGAAGGCTATATCGGCGGCTATTCCGCGATGATCAACATGGGAAAGCTTGGGCAGGTTCTCACTGTCTTCACAGAGATTACCCTGAGGAACCATCGCCAGGCCGACATCGCCCGCTTCATGTCGGCCATCCAGAATATTGAGCAAGTAATCGAATGCCACGTCGTCTCAGGTGACTACGACTATCTCGTCAAGTTCGTGGCGAGCAGCATAGGAGAATACCAGTCACTCATGGAGCGGCTGATAGAAATGGACATCGGAATCGAGAAATACTTCAGCTTCGTTGTACTCAAATCTCCGATCACCAAGTACCACGTGCCGCTGACTGACCTGTTTGACATTTAG
- a CDS encoding NAD(P)/FAD-dependent oxidoreductase: MPVDVQKVRDSASFPTQVDVVVIGAGIVGTCTAYELSRQGVSVALLEKGIVGGEQSSRNWGWVRQQNRDLHELALAMYSLRRWEELGTEIGRDLGFRRTGILYCTKNEADVARWQKWGQAARVQGFHSEILTASEANERASGGTSSWVGGVWSPTDGRAEPSLAVPAVAEAAKERGVSLHQNCAVRGLDITNGRVTGVWTERGIVKASTVVCAGGAWASRFSHRYGIELPVANIAGTAIKTTPAPEIVQAGCLSASNFVLRRRTDGSYTIAVPGRGTLDITPRGMRYAFKFYEMYRSKIGKKLKYRLNSSFWNGPDAFGSWENDEISPFEKSRILDPAPDAELVKLAVKNLESEYPALKGIGVERAWGGLIDTSPDLVPVISRVEELPGYVIAAGFSGHGFAIGPGAGRLVSEIVMNKEPLTDISPYRLSRFSDGSAIRRPEMM; the protein is encoded by the coding sequence ATGCCGGTCGACGTTCAGAAAGTCCGTGACAGTGCCTCTTTTCCAACCCAGGTGGATGTCGTCGTCATAGGGGCAGGGATCGTCGGTACATGCACGGCCTATGAACTCTCCCGACAAGGGGTCTCCGTTGCTCTGCTCGAAAAGGGCATCGTTGGCGGCGAACAGTCAAGCCGCAACTGGGGGTGGGTGCGTCAGCAGAACCGCGATCTCCATGAGCTTGCCCTTGCCATGTACAGTCTGCGGCGCTGGGAGGAATTGGGCACCGAGATCGGCCGCGATCTCGGGTTTCGTCGAACCGGGATACTCTACTGCACCAAGAACGAGGCGGATGTCGCCCGCTGGCAAAAGTGGGGCCAGGCCGCACGCGTCCAGGGATTTCACAGCGAGATACTCACGGCTTCCGAGGCGAACGAGCGGGCCTCGGGCGGCACATCCTCCTGGGTCGGCGGCGTCTGGTCTCCGACCGACGGGAGAGCGGAACCGAGCCTTGCCGTGCCTGCCGTCGCCGAGGCCGCCAAGGAAAGGGGCGTGTCGCTCCATCAGAACTGCGCCGTTCGCGGCCTCGACATTACCAATGGCCGGGTAACAGGGGTATGGACGGAGCGGGGAATTGTGAAAGCGAGCACCGTTGTTTGCGCCGGCGGGGCATGGGCTTCCCGCTTTTCTCATCGCTACGGCATCGAACTTCCAGTCGCCAACATCGCCGGGACGGCGATCAAGACAACCCCGGCGCCCGAAATCGTTCAGGCAGGATGTCTATCGGCTTCGAACTTCGTGTTGCGGCGTCGGACCGACGGCTCCTACACCATTGCCGTACCCGGGCGCGGTACGCTCGACATCACGCCGCGAGGAATGCGATACGCTTTCAAGTTCTACGAGATGTATCGCAGCAAGATCGGCAAGAAACTCAAATACCGCCTCAACAGCAGCTTCTGGAATGGTCCCGATGCCTTCGGCAGCTGGGAGAACGACGAGATCTCGCCGTTTGAAAAGAGCCGCATTCTGGACCCGGCGCCCGACGCGGAACTCGTCAAGCTCGCAGTGAAGAACCTCGAAAGCGAGTACCCGGCGCTGAAGGGGATCGGGGTCGAACGCGCGTGGGGCGGGCTCATCGATACCTCCCCAGACCTCGTGCCTGTTATCTCGAGAGTGGAGGAACTCCCCGGCTATGTGATCGCCGCGGGCTTCAGCGGACACGGCTTCGCGATCGGACCCGGGGCCGGCCGTCTGGTGAGCGAGATCGTCATGAATAAAGAGCCACTGACCGACATTTCGCCTTACAGGCTGAGCCGGTTCAGCGATGGCTCGGCGATCCGACGGCCGGAAATGATGTAG
- a CDS encoding amino acid ABC transporter ATP-binding protein: MTGNVLKVRELCKTFGSTKVLNGVSFRMTEGEVISLVGSSGSGKSTALRCANLLETPTSGEIEVMGHTVSAVVNDHGKTEIHSAHHIKNFRRRIGMVFQNFNLWPHQTVLGNVTLALLYALGKNKRDAKEIALSALSKVGMADFRDRYPHQLSGGQQQRVAIARVLAMSPKIMLFDEPTSALDPELVGEVLRVIRGLADEGATILLVTHEMRFARDVSNRMIFLHKGEIEQDGTPEELLRNPASDAVARFLSSVMPLAA, translated from the coding sequence ATGACAGGAAATGTCCTGAAGGTCCGTGAACTCTGCAAGACTTTTGGGTCGACCAAGGTTTTGAACGGCGTCAGCTTTCGAATGACCGAGGGCGAGGTCATTTCGCTGGTTGGGTCGTCCGGTTCAGGCAAGAGCACGGCGCTACGCTGCGCGAATTTGCTTGAGACGCCGACCTCCGGTGAAATCGAGGTTATGGGTCACACCGTTTCGGCGGTCGTGAACGATCATGGCAAGACCGAGATCCACAGTGCTCACCACATAAAGAACTTCCGTCGCCGCATCGGCATGGTGTTCCAGAATTTCAATCTGTGGCCGCACCAGACTGTCCTCGGCAACGTGACCCTGGCGCTGCTCTACGCCCTGGGAAAGAACAAGCGCGACGCGAAGGAGATCGCGCTCTCGGCACTTTCGAAGGTCGGCATGGCCGATTTTCGCGACCGATATCCCCATCAACTCTCCGGCGGCCAGCAACAGCGTGTTGCGATCGCCCGCGTGCTCGCGATGAGCCCGAAGATCATGCTTTTCGACGAACCCACCTCCGCACTTGATCCGGAGTTGGTGGGGGAGGTTCTGAGGGTCATCAGAGGGCTAGCAGATGAGGGAGCCACCATCCTTCTCGTCACCCACGAGATGCGGTTCGCGAGAGACGTCTCGAACCGAATGATCTTCCTGCACAAAGGTGAAATTGAGCAGGACGGTACGCCGGAAGAATTGCTTCGCAATCCAGCGTCGGACGCTGTGGCGCGATTCCTTTCCAGCGTGATGCCACTGGCCGCCTGA
- a CDS encoding ABC transporter permease subunit (The N-terminal region of this protein, as described by TIGR01726, is a three transmembrane segment that identifies a subfamily of ABC transporter permease subunits, which specificities that include histidine, arginine, glutamine, glutamate, L-cystine (sic), the opines (in Agrobacterium) octopine and nopaline, etc.) encodes MSFDLWVLLVERGWGFALLRGAMVTLAVGLLGMLAGVIAAVPLALLRWRRLPVLSQAVDGYSILVRGVPGLLVIYLLFFGSIEWVQRLATAFGYQDSADSAYPFVIGVVAIAAISCAYSIEVFRGALDAVPVGLLEAAKSLALPTHVTFLRVTLPIALRLALGGLNNVWQMTIKDTSLVSVVGMQELMRSAAIAAGITRSPLLFYCAAAGMFFALTAISQTLFSHTERFFNRGFSRG; translated from the coding sequence ATGTCTTTTGACCTATGGGTTCTTCTGGTTGAGCGGGGGTGGGGATTTGCCCTTCTCCGCGGCGCTATGGTGACACTGGCGGTCGGCCTGCTCGGGATGCTCGCCGGGGTTATCGCGGCGGTGCCCCTGGCGCTGTTGCGGTGGCGGCGCCTTCCCGTACTCTCGCAGGCGGTGGATGGCTACAGCATTCTAGTGCGCGGGGTTCCCGGGCTGCTCGTCATCTACCTCCTGTTCTTCGGCTCGATCGAGTGGGTTCAAAGGCTGGCAACCGCTTTCGGCTATCAAGATAGCGCCGACAGCGCTTATCCCTTCGTCATCGGCGTTGTTGCGATCGCGGCAATATCATGTGCCTATTCGATCGAAGTGTTCCGCGGCGCGCTTGACGCCGTGCCGGTGGGCTTGCTGGAAGCGGCAAAATCCCTTGCCCTGCCGACCCACGTCACTTTCTTGCGCGTCACTCTGCCTATCGCTCTGCGACTAGCACTCGGCGGCCTCAACAATGTTTGGCAGATGACCATCAAGGACACCTCGCTGGTGTCGGTCGTGGGCATGCAGGAATTGATGCGCTCCGCGGCAATCGCCGCCGGCATTACTCGTTCTCCGCTCTTGTTCTACTGCGCTGCTGCCGGGATGTTTTTTGCGTTGACGGCAATCAGTCAGACGCTCTTCAGTCATACGGAGCGGTTCTTCAACCGTGGCTTCAGTCGGGGATAA
- a CDS encoding ABC transporter permease translates to MRGFLLNRLSQSLVLLLIVSVIGFVVLNLIPGGPLAQFGLDPSMTQDDLNRLKEQLGLNRPLWMQYLDWAWRLVQGDWGHSFRDGAPVLDVIGRHLVATLLLMGSSTVIAIAIGTWIGIRGATHRYSVFDYLATVGAMVALSIPTFWFGLVGIYVFSLRLGWLPAGNMYTIGDGSVLNHIHHLIMPSIVLALVHVAIWSRYMRTATLDVISQEFVKTARAKGLSERRILMKHVVGNALLPMITLAGMQLPSVLTGALVTETVFTWPGMGRLFLDSLGYSDYPVVMGLLMFSAILVVLCNLIADIVVAIIDPRIRLS, encoded by the coding sequence ATGCGCGGCTTCCTGCTCAATCGCCTTTCACAAAGCCTCGTCCTGCTCCTGATCGTTTCGGTCATCGGGTTCGTCGTCCTGAATCTCATTCCGGGCGGCCCGTTGGCGCAATTCGGGCTTGATCCCAGCATGACCCAGGATGATCTCAATCGTCTGAAGGAGCAGCTGGGGCTCAACCGCCCGCTGTGGATGCAGTATCTCGACTGGGCCTGGCGCCTCGTACAGGGCGACTGGGGTCACTCCTTCCGCGACGGCGCGCCGGTCTTGGATGTGATTGGCCGCCACCTTGTTGCAACGCTGTTGTTGATGGGTTCATCTACCGTCATCGCGATCGCCATCGGCACGTGGATCGGCATCCGCGGCGCCACGCACCGCTATTCTGTTTTCGACTATCTGGCGACGGTCGGGGCGATGGTGGCGCTGTCGATCCCGACTTTCTGGTTCGGCCTTGTCGGCATATATGTGTTTTCGCTCCGACTCGGCTGGTTGCCGGCCGGCAACATGTACACGATAGGCGACGGTTCGGTTCTGAACCATATCCATCACCTGATCATGCCGAGCATCGTGCTGGCGCTGGTACATGTCGCCATCTGGAGCCGTTACATGCGAACGGCGACGCTTGATGTTATCAGCCAGGAATTCGTCAAGACCGCCCGTGCCAAGGGATTGAGCGAGCGCCGGATCTTGATGAAGCATGTCGTCGGCAATGCGCTGCTGCCAATGATCACACTGGCAGGGATGCAGCTTCCCAGTGTGCTGACGGGTGCTCTGGTCACCGAGACGGTGTTTACCTGGCCGGGGATGGGCCGGCTGTTCCTCGACAGCCTCGGCTACAGCGACTACCCGGTGGTGATGGGACTGCTCATGTTCTCGGCCATCCTCGTCGTGCTTTGCAACCTGATCGCCGACATCGTCGTCGCCATCATCGATCCTCGTATTCGTCTGAGCTAA
- a CDS encoding transporter substrate-binding domain-containing protein produces the protein MSTITKLRSILASGLFLFSAAASQAEEGVLRIGTEGDAPLFSMADANGNVTGFDADIANSICAELKLKCKFVVQSFSTLVPSMDSDRFDVIISGLGITAERQKKIDYSIPYATTPLYFVVAKDSPLAGLKSLDEIVKALDGKSLGVVTGTTYAKFIQKHVPSADLKTYDATTQQTADLAAGRLDAAFGDSPTWADFLATPDGAGFTRVNVKIMATDDPASLGHGMGVGMRKGNAELKAKLDAALCKMITEGKVKNASLNWFKDDYTIPCTK, from the coding sequence ATGTCGACGATCACGAAACTTCGCTCAATTCTCGCATCCGGCCTCTTCCTGTTCTCAGCCGCGGCATCGCAAGCCGAAGAAGGGGTCCTGCGCATCGGCACTGAAGGAGACGCGCCGCTGTTCAGCATGGCTGACGCTAACGGCAACGTAACCGGTTTCGATGCCGATATAGCCAACAGCATTTGCGCTGAACTCAAGTTGAAGTGCAAGTTCGTCGTCCAATCCTTCAGCACGCTCGTGCCTTCGATGGACAGCGACCGGTTCGACGTCATCATCTCCGGTTTGGGCATCACGGCGGAACGCCAAAAGAAAATCGACTACTCCATTCCGTATGCCACCACGCCCCTCTATTTCGTGGTGGCGAAGGATTCGCCTCTTGCAGGTCTCAAGAGCCTGGACGAGATCGTAAAAGCGCTCGACGGCAAAAGCCTGGGCGTGGTCACCGGAACCACATATGCCAAGTTCATCCAAAAACACGTCCCCAGCGCAGATCTGAAAACCTACGACGCAACGACGCAGCAGACGGCTGACCTCGCTGCAGGCCGCCTTGATGCCGCCTTCGGCGACTCCCCGACCTGGGCGGATTTCCTCGCCACTCCGGACGGAGCAGGGTTCACCCGAGTGAACGTCAAGATCATGGCGACGGACGATCCAGCATCGCTCGGTCACGGCATGGGCGTCGGTATGCGCAAGGGCAATGCCGAACTCAAGGCAAAACTGGATGCGGCGCTCTGCAAGATGATCACAGAAGGCAAGGTGAAGAATGCCAGCCTCAATTGGTTCAAGGACGATTACACCATTCCCTGCACGAAGTGA
- a CDS encoding NAD(P)/FAD-dependent oxidoreductase, with the protein MEDSRIADKNTPYWWEEAPVRPLPRQPLAKKLDVAIIGAGYTGLSAGLVLAREGRSVAAFDAMNPGEGASTRNGGITSGSIRPDYATITRRFGEERAIAIEAEGKIAREFLYDFIRTEGLDCDFQLVGQFKGVIGYDDYEKTARSAEVLAKRLGIDAYAVPYAEQHNYIGTDFYRGGMARMDIGGLHPAKFHAELLRVALASGLTVHAGTRVTSVARDGAEFRVVTEAGTVQARQVLVCTDGYTDGAVPFLRRRLVPVRSRIIVTEELAPEVMARLMPKRMMMIEGRQLGFYYRPTPDGKRILLGGRDSSRVGDPTAPKLFLRRGLVNLFPELENVRLSHTWFGNVAMHRDMLPRIFEKDGLVYATGFCGSGVVWAPWIGTRAAHKLLGHAAQARTAFDFRPPASIPLYRGNPWFMPAIIQGFRMQDRIALYRARR; encoded by the coding sequence ATGGAAGACTCTAGAATCGCAGACAAGAACACGCCCTATTGGTGGGAAGAGGCACCGGTCAGACCGCTGCCGCGGCAGCCGCTGGCCAAAAAGCTCGACGTGGCGATCATTGGCGCCGGATACACCGGGTTATCGGCGGGTCTCGTTCTGGCGCGCGAGGGCCGTTCGGTTGCGGCCTTCGATGCAATGAACCCGGGCGAAGGAGCCTCGACGCGCAACGGCGGAATCACCAGCGGAAGCATTCGGCCGGATTACGCCACGATTACCCGGCGCTTCGGCGAAGAAAGGGCCATCGCAATCGAGGCCGAGGGCAAGATCGCCCGCGAATTTCTTTACGACTTCATCAGGACCGAAGGGCTCGATTGCGACTTTCAGCTGGTTGGCCAGTTCAAGGGCGTAATCGGCTATGACGATTACGAGAAGACCGCGCGGAGCGCCGAAGTGCTGGCGAAGCGACTGGGGATCGATGCCTATGCTGTGCCGTACGCCGAACAGCACAATTACATCGGCACGGACTTCTATCGCGGCGGCATGGCGCGGATGGATATCGGTGGGTTGCACCCGGCCAAGTTCCACGCTGAACTCCTGCGGGTGGCGTTGGCTTCGGGACTGACCGTCCACGCAGGTACGCGCGTGACTTCGGTAGCGAGGGATGGGGCCGAGTTTCGTGTGGTGACGGAGGCGGGCACCGTGCAGGCCCGCCAGGTGCTGGTCTGCACTGACGGCTATACCGACGGCGCGGTTCCCTTCCTGCGCCGGCGGCTGGTCCCGGTTCGCAGCCGGATCATCGTCACCGAGGAGCTCGCGCCAGAAGTGATGGCGCGGCTTATGCCGAAGCGGATGATGATGATCGAGGGCCGGCAACTTGGGTTCTACTACCGCCCGACACCCGACGGAAAGCGCATTCTGTTGGGAGGCCGCGACAGCTCTCGCGTCGGCGATCCAACCGCGCCGAAGCTGTTTCTGCGTCGGGGCCTAGTGAACCTTTTCCCAGAACTGGAGAACGTTCGCCTGTCGCACACCTGGTTTGGCAATGTGGCGATGCACCGGGACATGCTGCCCCGCATCTTCGAGAAGGACGGCTTGGTCTATGCCACCGGTTTCTGCGGTTCGGGCGTCGTCTGGGCGCCATGGATCGGAACGCGCGCGGCTCACAAGCTACTGGGCCATGCCGCGCAAGCGCGCACGGCGTTCGACTTCCGGCCGCCTGCGTCCATCCCCCTTTACCGGGGCAATCCCTGGTTCATGCCGGCCATCATCCAGGGCTTTCGAATGCAGGACCGCATCGCCCTGTACCGCGCGCGTCGATAG
- a CDS encoding aspartate aminotransferase family protein encodes MKTVVEISEMDRRSVLHPFTYLKDYAEGQTAPTIVETGKGVRIKDASGREYIDGFAGLYCVNVGYGRTEVAEAIARQAYKLAYYHSYAAHTTEELAKLSDRLVKMSPGRMSKVFFGLSGSDANETQAKIVWYYNNLRGKPAKKKIIARERGYHGCSVVSGSMTGLSFYHDHMDLPVAGILRAGLPHHYRGALPGETEEAFSERRAHELEALILAEGPETVAALIAEPVLGTGGIIPPPSGYWPKIQAVLKKYDVLLIADEVICGFGRTGAMFGSDLYGMVPDLVTVAKGLTSAYVPLSAAIVSEQVYDVMQEATPQVGAFSHGYTYSGHPIGAAAANAVLDIVERDDLPGQAAKKGAYLLGRLKAEFEQNPIVGEVRGVGMMAAIEFVPDRGAKMPFSPALKVGGRISQAARNRNLIARAMPHGDILGFAPPLTMSEAEIDEMVFIAKAAVDEVLRELFAQGAVKG; translated from the coding sequence ATGAAAACTGTTGTCGAAATAAGCGAAATGGATCGGCGATCTGTTCTACATCCATTCACATATCTGAAGGACTACGCCGAAGGTCAGACCGCGCCGACCATTGTGGAAACCGGCAAGGGCGTTCGCATCAAGGATGCGAGTGGGCGCGAATATATCGACGGTTTTGCCGGTCTTTACTGCGTAAACGTCGGCTATGGCCGAACCGAGGTCGCCGAAGCCATTGCTCGTCAGGCGTACAAGCTGGCCTATTATCACTCCTACGCCGCCCATACCACGGAAGAACTCGCCAAGCTTTCCGATCGGCTTGTGAAAATGTCACCCGGGCGCATGTCCAAGGTCTTCTTTGGCCTTTCCGGATCGGACGCCAATGAGACGCAAGCTAAGATCGTTTGGTATTACAACAATCTTCGCGGCAAGCCCGCGAAGAAGAAGATCATTGCGCGCGAACGCGGCTATCACGGATGCTCCGTCGTGTCGGGCTCGATGACCGGGCTCAGCTTCTACCACGACCACATGGACCTGCCGGTCGCCGGCATACTGCGCGCCGGCCTGCCCCATCATTATCGCGGCGCATTACCGGGCGAGACGGAAGAAGCGTTTTCTGAACGTCGCGCGCATGAGCTTGAAGCACTTATTCTGGCCGAAGGCCCGGAAACGGTGGCCGCACTCATCGCTGAACCGGTGCTCGGCACCGGCGGCATTATCCCGCCGCCGTCAGGCTACTGGCCAAAAATCCAGGCGGTGCTGAAGAAGTACGACGTCCTGTTGATTGCGGACGAGGTGATCTGCGGTTTTGGCCGCACGGGAGCAATGTTCGGCTCCGATTTGTACGGCATGGTCCCGGACCTCGTCACGGTCGCGAAGGGGCTGACATCGGCATACGTGCCGCTTTCGGCCGCGATCGTATCCGAACAGGTTTACGACGTCATGCAGGAGGCTACGCCTCAAGTGGGCGCCTTCTCGCACGGCTACACCTATTCCGGCCACCCGATCGGCGCAGCGGCCGCAAACGCGGTTCTTGACATCGTAGAGCGCGACGACCTCCCCGGGCAGGCGGCGAAGAAGGGAGCCTATCTCCTGGGCCGGCTCAAAGCCGAATTTGAACAGAACCCAATCGTCGGCGAAGTGCGCGGCGTCGGCATGATGGCGGCGATCGAATTTGTCCCGGACCGCGGCGCGAAGATGCCATTCAGTCCCGCGTTGAAGGTCGGCGGGCGAATTTCTCAGGCCGCGCGCAACCGAAACCTTATCGCTCGCGCCATGCCCCATGGCGATATCCTGGGCTTCGCACCACCGCTCACGATGAGCGAAGCGGAGATCGATGAGATGGTCTTCATCGCAAAGGCTGCGGTGGATGAAGTTCTACGCGAACTTTTCGCGCAGGGTGCGGTGAAAGGCTGA